From the genome of Blautia pseudococcoides, one region includes:
- a CDS encoding LacI family DNA-binding transcriptional regulator, producing the protein MKKKVTSTDIAKAAGVSQATVSMILNKKYNVSFSKETIQKVEQTAREMGYNIPKRRPRKDAGNSRLIIVFCPTLTNPYYVMLLQGIEKVAKEKGYAVFTCDTQRELKLEEQYLKMMHTVIPAGIIYTFNPSPVYMQQVEELAKKIPLVIISNRERVEVDAINQDNTKVGSLMARHLLDLGHRDVAFIAPPLTKRQQQRSKRVAGFVEEYEKEGLGGHVIIKAADDALDDQLPSIDSEYRMGYNLTKELLAGPKKVTAFAGLNDMMAFGIIDALQEEKYKIPGDVSVIGCDNIIFSGMSPMSLTSIEHFVPLKGRDACDIIMRKIESFLNTYSDSEPTSIYHIEYEPKLIVRKTTGYVKQKQKKKKKTK; encoded by the coding sequence ATGAAGAAGAAAGTGACGTCCACGGATATCGCAAAAGCGGCAGGAGTTTCTCAGGCTACGGTATCCATGATACTGAATAAAAAGTACAATGTCTCCTTCTCAAAAGAGACGATTCAGAAGGTGGAGCAGACTGCCAGGGAAATGGGATACAACATACCAAAGAGACGTCCCAGAAAGGATGCCGGAAACAGCAGACTGATCATAGTCTTCTGCCCAACTCTCACAAACCCTTATTATGTCATGCTTCTCCAGGGAATTGAAAAAGTAGCCAAGGAAAAAGGATACGCGGTCTTCACCTGCGATACCCAGAGGGAGTTAAAGCTGGAGGAGCAGTACCTAAAGATGATGCATACAGTGATCCCGGCAGGTATTATCTACACCTTTAACCCCAGTCCTGTGTACATGCAGCAGGTGGAGGAGCTGGCGAAGAAAATCCCCCTTGTCATTATAAGCAACAGGGAACGGGTGGAAGTGGATGCCATTAACCAGGACAACACCAAGGTGGGAAGCCTTATGGCGAGACATCTGCTGGACCTGGGGCATCGGGATGTGGCGTTTATCGCGCCGCCTCTTACAAAGAGACAGCAGCAGCGTTCAAAACGTGTGGCGGGATTTGTGGAGGAATATGAAAAAGAAGGTCTGGGAGGCCATGTTATCATCAAAGCAGCTGACGACGCTTTGGATGACCAGCTTCCGAGCATTGATTCGGAATACAGGATGGGATACAACCTGACAAAAGAACTTTTGGCTGGTCCAAAGAAGGTGACTGCATTTGCTGGGCTGAATGATATGATGGCCTTTGGAATCATAGACGCTCTCCAGGAAGAAAAATATAAGATTCCCGGTGATGTGTCAGTGATTGGCTGCGACAACATTATATTCTCCGGTATGTCGCCTATGTCACTCACCAGCATTGAACACTTTGTACCGCTCAAGGGGCGGGATGCCTGCGATATTATCATGCGTAAGATTGAATCTTTCCTGAATACATATTCTGACAGTGAGCCTACCAGTATCTATCATATTGAGTATGAACCTAAGCTGATCGTGCGCAAAACAACAGGTTATGTAAAACAAAAGCAGAAAAAGAAGAAAAAAACAAAATAA